CGGATCTCCTTCCTCTCCACCTTGCCGAGCTCGAAGAGGAGGGCCTCGATGAGGTGCTCCTGCTCGGGCTTGGAGAGGCTGCGGAAGAACAGCGTGGCCTGGCTGAAGTGATCGCCGAAGGACTCGCTCCGCACGCGCGCCTTCTGTCCGCCGAGCTTCTCCGGGTGGTGCACGAACCCGCTCTTGTTGCCCACGGAGAGCATCGGGCAGCCCCCTCCGAGCGAGTTCGGGTGGTAGTTGGCGCGGCCGGCGTTGATCGTCTGCCGGTGGAAGCCGTCCTGCTGGTGGTTGTGCACCGGCGCGAGCGGACGGTTGATGGGGATCTCCGCGAAGTTCGGCCCGCCGAGGCGCGTGAGCTGCGTGTCCAGGTACGAGAAGAGCCGCGCCTGCATGAGCGGGTCATCGGTGAAGTCGATGCCCGGCACGATGTTGGCGACGCAGAAGGCGACCTGCTCCGTCTCCGCGAAGAAGTTCGTCGGGTTGCGGTTGAGCGTGAGCTTGCCGATGCGGCGCACCGGCACCAGCTCCTCCGGGACGATCTTCGTCGGATCCAACAGCTCGATCCCGAGCTTGTCCACGTCCGACTCCTCGATGATCTGCACCCCGAGCTCGTACTCGGGGAAGTCGCCCTGCTCGATGGCCTCCCAGAGGTCGCGCCGGTGGTAGTCGGGGTCCTTTCCGGCGAGCTTCTGGGACTCGTCCCAGACGAGCGAGGCCACACCCAGCAGCGGCTTCCAGTGGAACTTGACGAAGCGCGACACGCCCTGGGCGTTCACCAGCCGGAAGGTGTGGACGCCGAAGCCCTCCATCATGCGGAAGCTGCGAGGCAGCGCACGATCGGACATGGCCCACATGACCATGTGCGCCGTCTCGGGCACGAGCGAGACGAAGTCCCAGAAGGAGTCGTGCGCGGAGGCGGCCTGGGGCATCTCGTGGTGCGGCTCGGGCTTCACCGCGTGGATCACATCCGGGAACTTGATGCCGTCCTGGATGAAGAAGACCGGGATGTTGTTGCCCACCAGGTCGAAGTTGCCCTCCTCCGTGTAGAACTTCACGGCGAAGCCACGTACGTCACGCACCGTGTCCGCCGACCCGCGCGAGCCGGCCACCGTGGAGAAGCGCACGAAGACGGGCGTCTTCACCGAGGGGTCCTGGAGGAAGCGCGCCTTCGAGTACTCGGCCATCGACTCGTAGACCTGGAAGTAGCCGTGCGCGGCCGAGCCTCGCGCATGGACGACCCGCTCGGGAATGCGCTCATGATCGAAGCGCATCATCTTCTCGCGGAAGTGGAAGTCCTCGAGCAACGTGGGGCCCCGTGCCCCCACCCGCAGGGAGTCATCGGTGTTCTCGATGCCGATGCCCTGGTCCGTCGTCATCTGGCGGCCCGTCGGGTCCGCTCGATTCCTCTCGAGTGCTTCCACCTTGCTGTTCTCATTGATGCTCACCGACTCCTGATCGTTCTTGGCCAACGCACCACCTCCCGTGAGCCGCTCCACATATTCACGGCGGGTGTGTTGGCGAGGGATCGACTGGACCGGGATCGACCCTTCGTGAGCAATGGAGAACGGAGCGGCCCGCGATGAGCCGCCCACCCATTCCTTTTGGTCCACTAGGAGAAACAGACGCCACCCGGCAACGCCGGGCTCGTCAGGAGATGTGAGAACCGGAGGCCGCGAGGTGCTCTCTCTCCAACTCCAGAGCGAGCCGGGCGGTGAGCACGAAGAAGCGATCCACCCGGGTGGGGCCGTACAGCTCCTTGCCGATCCAGTACATCTCGGCCTCCGGCGGCGTACCCGCCTGGGCCGCCATCCACAGCGCCGCGTTGCGCAGCGAGCCGCGCACCGCCTCGCCCATGGGACCCTCGGCCCGCCGCAGCCCCTGCAGCGCATGAACGGCGTAGGCCGTCTCCGACGACGTCGAGGCCACGCCCGCGCCCCAGCCCCCGTCCTCGCGCTGCAGGGCGATCAGCGACTGCGCGCTGGAACGGAACGCCTCCTGCGCACCCGCGCGCTCCAGGGCGATCATCACCTGCGACGTGGCGTACAGCCAGGAGCTGTGCCACTTGTCACCCTCCCACACGCCGTTGGCGCCCCGCTTCTCCAGCAGGAAGCGGACGGACTGCGTCGCGTCCCTGCCGAGCACCGCGAGCGCCAGGGCGCCATGGGCGGTCGTCGTCAGCGAGGGCTGCAGCTCGTGCGCGTAGGTGATGAACAGCCCATCGCGCTGGAAGCGCTCCAGGGTGCGGCCATCCACCTCCCGGCCCGAGCCCGCCAGCAGGGCGATGGTGGTCGACGTGATGTCGCCATCGAAGATGAAGGCATCGCTCATGCCCAGGCCTTCCGGCCGCATCGCCTGCCGCAGGTCATCCAGATGAGGGCGGACGGCGTCCTCGAGCGCGGGGTGGGACAGCAGCCCCGTGGTGGACAGGGCGAGCAGGGCCCAGGGCTGCTCGAAGCGGTAGATGGGCCAGACCGTCGGGAGGACCCCCGGGATGCCCGTCCCGGTCGCCTCCGCGGCCGCGCGCAGGTACTCCTCCGCGCCCCGGGTCTCCTCCGAACCACCCGGAAAGGCCGCCAGACGCTTGCGCAACCAGAGTGCGGTCGCCGCCGGGCTGTTGCCGACGCTCTTCGCGGCGTCGAGCACGTCCAGATCCGGCTGGACACCCCAGGACTCCCAGGCATGGACGGGCGCGGTGCCCGCGCGGGGCTTCATCCGGGCGATCAGCCCACGCCGCCGCTCGCCCAGCGCCCTCAGGGCCCGGAAGGGCTGCTGCGGCAGCTCGAGCCCGAGCGCCGCGGCCTCGTCCAGAAGCTGGGGCAGGATGAGCTCGACGGCGACGGGGATGTCATCCGGCAGGGAGCCCTCGAAGGCCCACTCCCGCGCGCTCTCGCGGAAGAACTGGAGACCCCGATCCACCGCGACGCGGCTCTCCGGCGAATCACTGGCGCCCAGCAGCGCCAGCACGGCGGCGAGCGTCGGGACATGCCGGGCCACGGGCCTCAGCTCGGGCCCCCAACCCCCATCCTCGTGCTGCTGTCCCAGGAGCCACTCGACGACGGGGCGACTGTCCTCGGGAGGGGAGGAAAGCAACACACGCGCCGTGTCGTAGACCGCGGGTGTGAGGATTCCACCCTGCTGACCCAGAGCGGCGATTTCCGCTCGCAGCGCTTCGATGAGCCTTTCGGCACGCAATGACATGTGGGGGGGCCTCGGGGGAGGGTTGTGCTCGGATTTTAACACAACCCCAGAAGTCGTCGGAGGGGCGGGGTCCCGAGGCCGTCCGCCCGCCCAGCGGGGCCCGCCCATGTGGGACGAGCCCCGCCCTCAGGAGGCGAGCTTGTTCCCGGAGCGCGACTGGGACTCCGACCAGCCGTAGCTTCCCAGGAAGCTGGCCACCTGCTCCGACACATTGCGGACGAGGTCCACCGAGCCCATGGAGGTGTTCAGCTGGGACATCGTCTGGTCCATCATCGTCGACAGGTCGTTCACGGCCTGGAAGATCTGGGTGATGCCCGTGCTCTGCTGACCCACCGCCGTGGTGATCTGCCGGACGGCCTGCGCGTTGTCCCGGACGATGCTCGTGAGCTGCTGGAGCGTCTCGCCGAACTCGCGGATCTGCCCGAGGCTGGACTCCACCTTCTCCGAGCCCGCCTCCGTCATGGCCGCGGTGCTGCTGATGGCCTCGCTGATGTCCTCCAGGATGTCGCGCACGTTGGTGGTGGCCTTGATGGACTGATCCGCCAGCGAGCGGATCTCCCGCGCCACCACGCCGAACCCCTTGCCGTGCTCGCCCGAGCGGACGGACTCGATGGCGGCGTTGATCGCGAGCATGTTCGAGCGGTCCGCCAGCTGCTTCACGCTCTCGGTGATCTTCCCGATCTGCCTGGCGCGCTCGTCGAGCGCCCGGATGCGCGAGGCCATCTCGCGCACCTGCGCCTGGATCTCCTTGAGACCCTCCAGGGAGCGCGCGACGGCGGCCTCACCCTCCTGGCTGATCTCATTGGCGCGATCGGTCTGCTTGAGCACGATCTCGGCCTTCTGGGTGGCCATGGCCGAGGTCTCCTTGATCTCCTGGGCGGTGACCTGCGTCTCCTGGAGCGCGGAGGCCTGGAGGGTGAGCACCTCGGTCTGCTTGGTGGTGGAGAGCCCGAGCTGATCGGCGCTGCGCTTGAGCGAGCCGGCGGAGTCACGCAGCGAGAAGGAGAAGTCGCGCAGCTTGCTGAACGCCCGGGCGGTGGCGGAGGCCAGCTCGCCGAGCTCGTCGGTGGAGCACCACTCCGGCAGCCTGGGAGCACCGGCGGCCAGGGCCTCCATGGAGACCTGGACGCTGCGCGTGCCTTCCGACAGTTGCCTGGCGAGGCTGACGGCCGAGATGGCGGCCGCCACGAGCAGGTAGCCGTTGAGCAGCACGAGCGGGATGATGGAGCCCTTGAACAGCTCGGCCACGGCGGCCCGGAGGATCTGCGACACCTGGCCCTGGGGCGCGGCGTCCACCTGGAGCAGGGCCTGCGTGTACAGACCGTAGGCCTCGCGGCCCACCACGGTGAAGCTCATCAACAGCGCGCAGACGATGAACAGCCCCAGCGCGAAGGGCAGGTACCACTGGTAGCGGGGCCACAGGAACCCCGAGCCGTTGAGGACGGCCACCGGGTTGCGCTGGAACTCCTGGATGGCCAGCGGGCGCAGGAGCCGCTCGAACGACACCCGCGTGTGGATGCCACTGAGGGCGCCCAGCAGCACCACGGTGACGATGGCCCAGGGGATGAGCAACGGGTTCTTGCCGTAATGGATCACCGGGGCGATGGTGTAGATGGCCACGCCCAGGGTGGTCAGCCCGATGAGGCCGAGCTCGCAGCTCTGCGGCAGCTCGAGGATGCGCTTCAGGCGCGCCCCGTCCAGCTCGCCCGGTTGCCGCGTCAGCGCCTGGAACACCATGCGCCGCATGAGCAGGAACGGGCCCACCACGCTGACCAGGATCAGCAGGGGCAACACCAGGGGCAACGTCCCGAGGATCTCCTCGCTCGAGAAGCCGGTGATCACCATGATCAGGTACACGGTCGGCGCGGTGTGCGCCGTCGCGGTACGCTGGAACGCCTTGTTGAGCTGAACGAAAACCTGCTGCGGTGACACGTCTGGAGGCTGCATCAGCCAGCTCCCCCTATTTGTCCTGATGGTCCTGACCGTCCCTGTCTAGCAGGCGTTTCATGATGCCGCGCGTCGAAAGCGTGCGCCCGGGGCGGTTTCATGTGGAATGTAGGCGGTCTGTCGACCCGTTCACGGAACCCCGCGTACCCAGGGGCTCAGGTCTTTTCGCGCTCCGAGTGAGGCGGTGGCGGGATGGAGGCGGGGTACCAGAAGTCCTCGCCCAGGCGCATCCCGAGCCCGAGGGTGGGACCCCGCATCCAGGCGTCCTTGTAGGCGATGGCGTTCTCCGCCCGGCCGGACTTGTCCGCGCGCCAGGTGGGCCGCAGGTGGGCATAGTCGTGGAGGATGCCGCGAAACCCGGCCTCGTCCAGGGTGTAACCGGGGCGTACCGTCCAGTAGCACTGCACCTGTCCCGCCAGCAGGGGCGGCAGGTGCGCGGGGCTGACCTCCGGCTTGGCGAAGCCCAGGTAGAGCGAGATGAGGGGGACGTCCTCGCCGTAGACGGCGCGGATCAGCTGCTCGCGGGTGCGAGCCCCCGTGCGGTGGGCGGCCTCCAGCAGCAGCTCCCAGATGGACTCATAGGAGGGGATGGCCCAGAACCAGAGGGTGTGCGAGCCGCTGCGCGCCGTGCGCTCCTCCAGCTTCGCCGCCGCCTCCTCGAGCTCCGGGATGGCCTGCCATCCCGCCAGACGCACCCGCCAGCCGTGCCGGTTGTACGCCGCGAGGCTCTCCTCTCCCATCAGGGACTCGACCACCCACCCCACCAGCTTGTGGCGGTAGCTGCCCACCTCGCTCCACTGGTTGGGAGTGATGGCGCCCGTGAAGAGGTGCTGGACGCCATGGCGGAACATCATCTCGAACTGCGAGATCATGCAGTCGAACGACCACCGCACGTACGTGTCGCTGTTCGTGTCGATGCCGGCCATCGCGGCGGCCCGGCGGGTGCCGCCCGGGGCGACCACCATCGACTTCGGAGCGACCGCGGCGATCTGCTCGGCGGGAGCGGCGAGGAACTCGGCCAGGGTGGGCGGAGAGACGTTGGACACGAGGGCGATCATCCATCGACAAGGCGGGTGAGGACAACTGCTCCCCGTGTGAATCCCATGCCCGCCCGCTTGCGTACAGCCCCCACGTAATCCGACACTTCCGACACGGGCCAAGGGCACCCGAGCACGAAGGAGGACCCCTGAAGATCTACGTCGCGTCGTCCTGGCGGAACGAGCTCCAGCCGATGGTGGTGGCCGCGTTGAGGGCGGCGGGCCACGAGGTGCACGACTACAAGGACACGGGTGGCGGGAGCCAGGGAGCGAGCGCTCCGAACATGGACGACTTCGCCCGGATGCGCTTCGAGCCGGCCCAGTTCCGGGCGTTGCTGGAGCAGCATCCACTCGCCCGGACGCTGTTCGACAAGGACATGAACGCGCTCCGGGACTGTGACGTGTGCGTGATGGTCCTGCCGTGCGGGCGGAGCGCCCACCTGGAGCTGGGGTACGCGGTGGGCGCCGGCAAGCGCACGATTGCCCTCCTGCAGGGCGAGTGCGAACCGGACCTCATGTACAAGATGGTGGAGCGCCTCTGTATCTCCATCGAAGAGGTGCTCCAGGCGGTGCGGGAGTGGGAGCACCGGTAGACCCGGCAGCAGGCAGGCGCTCCGCCGCTCCAGGTCCGCCGGAAACAGTGGAGCGCGAGAACAGTTAGGCTGGCTCCCCGCATGCGCCGCGCACGCTCCTGCCTCCCGTTCCTGCTCGCCCTCCTGCTGCCCCTGGGCGCGAGCGCCTTCTCCGTCCCCGCCCATGAGGCCATGACCCGGGCCTCCATCGACGCCGCGCTCGAAGCGGGCGCTCCGTCCCAGCTCGCGGCCCACCGCGAGGCCGTGGTGGAGGGCAGCCGGGCCGAGGACCTGAACCTCTTCGTCAAGTGGACGGGCTATCACCACTTCTTCCACCCGGGCGTGTCGCTGGACTCCGCCATCCGCAAGGACTCCGGCGTCCGCGTGCGCGTCCTGTGGCGGGAGGCCGAGGAGGCCGCGAGCAACGGTGACCTGGCGCGAGCCTTCGATCGCGTCGGCCACCTGGTGCACCACATCCAGGACATGGGCGTCCCGATGCACGTGGTGCCGGTGATGCACGGGCTCACGGATCGCTTCGAGCAGCACGAGCCGAAGGTCGGGACGGCCTCTCCTGGAAGGGAGATCGCTCCGCTCTCCGGCGAGGAGGCCCAGCTGGCGTTGGCCCAGGAGACGCTGGAGGTGGTGCGCACGGGCACGCTGCCCGTGGAGGGGGGAGCCATCCCCTGGAGCGCGTTCTGGGCAGAGCCCACGCCCCACAAGCCGGGAGCATTCGGCGGCTACGGCGTGGTGGGCAACGCCTTCGACTCGACGGAGGTGCGCTGGCAGGGGCGGACGTGGAAGGTGGACCCCGCGGTGTACGAGGACTTCGTGAACGCGCGAGTCGGGTCCGCCGAGGCCTACTCCCGCGCCTTCCTCCTCTGGGCCACGGCGCGGCTCACCGCGCTGGCGGAGACCCGGAACCAGCAGGCCATGAAGCCGGACTGGAAGCCCTCCCCTGCCCTCGCCCTGGAGCTGCTGGGAGGAGCCATCACCTCACTGCGCGTCGCGACGCCGGTGGCGGGCGCCCGAGCCCTGTTCCCCCTCCCCTGGTCGATGGGGCTCGCGGCCAGCTACGCGCGGGCCCTGGGCAATCCGCTCCTGGGTGGGGCCGGGAACGTCTGGTCGCTGGCGTTGCTCTCCCCGCCCCTGCTGACGGCGCGGCTCGGCCACGCGGGTGGGCTCGACCTGCGCGCCACCGCGGGCGCGGGCCTGTTCTCCCAGAAGGGGACGCTCCACCCGGAGCTACCGGTCGGCCTGCGTCTCCACACGCAGCTCAATCGGAAGATCTCCCTGAGCGCGGAGGCGCAGTACCGGGCCTTCGCGCCCGCCCTGTCGCCCTGGGCCCGGGGCGTCACCTTCACGGTGGGAACCGGCTTCACCTGGGGCGACAACTAGGGGTCAGAGCTCGGCGTACACCGGGCTGCCCGGGTTCGAGGCGTAGCGGAAGTAGAGCAGGCTCCA
This is a stretch of genomic DNA from Archangium violaceum. It encodes these proteins:
- a CDS encoding catalase, which produces MAKNDQESVSINENSKVEALERNRADPTGRQMTTDQGIGIENTDDSLRVGARGPTLLEDFHFREKMMRFDHERIPERVVHARGSAAHGYFQVYESMAEYSKARFLQDPSVKTPVFVRFSTVAGSRGSADTVRDVRGFAVKFYTEEGNFDLVGNNIPVFFIQDGIKFPDVIHAVKPEPHHEMPQAASAHDSFWDFVSLVPETAHMVMWAMSDRALPRSFRMMEGFGVHTFRLVNAQGVSRFVKFHWKPLLGVASLVWDESQKLAGKDPDYHRRDLWEAIEQGDFPEYELGVQIIEESDVDKLGIELLDPTKIVPEELVPVRRIGKLTLNRNPTNFFAETEQVAFCVANIVPGIDFTDDPLMQARLFSYLDTQLTRLGGPNFAEIPINRPLAPVHNHQQDGFHRQTINAGRANYHPNSLGGGCPMLSVGNKSGFVHHPEKLGGQKARVRSESFGDHFSQATLFFRSLSKPEQEHLIEALLFELGKVERKEIRQRVVERILANIDGELVTRVAEGLGLPVPRASVTPKGKLEKSPALSIENLKKESIQTRRIAALVADGVDAAELASVRAAIEKMGAKVKVIAKRLGTVKGAGGQPVEVDKSAPTTASIEYDAVFIPGGAASVAALKKDGDALHFVQEAYRHCKALGATKEGLELLRAAGIAVNAPGVVATEAGADGGAFISTFVAAIAKHRHWERADKDGVPA
- a CDS encoding prenyltransferase/squalene oxidase repeat-containing protein, encoding MSLRAERLIEALRAEIAALGQQGGILTPAVYDTARVLLSSPPEDSRPVVEWLLGQQHEDGGWGPELRPVARHVPTLAAVLALLGASDSPESRVAVDRGLQFFRESAREWAFEGSLPDDIPVAVELILPQLLDEAAALGLELPQQPFRALRALGERRRGLIARMKPRAGTAPVHAWESWGVQPDLDVLDAAKSVGNSPAATALWLRKRLAAFPGGSEETRGAEEYLRAAAEATGTGIPGVLPTVWPIYRFEQPWALLALSTTGLLSHPALEDAVRPHLDDLRQAMRPEGLGMSDAFIFDGDITSTTIALLAGSGREVDGRTLERFQRDGLFITYAHELQPSLTTTAHGALALAVLGRDATQSVRFLLEKRGANGVWEGDKWHSSWLYATSQVMIALERAGAQEAFRSSAQSLIALQREDGGWGAGVASTSSETAYAVHALQGLRRAEGPMGEAVRGSLRNAALWMAAQAGTPPEAEMYWIGKELYGPTRVDRFFVLTARLALELEREHLAASGSHIS
- a CDS encoding methyl-accepting chemotaxis protein gives rise to the protein MQPPDVSPQQVFVQLNKAFQRTATAHTAPTVYLIMVITGFSSEEILGTLPLVLPLLILVSVVGPFLLMRRMVFQALTRQPGELDGARLKRILELPQSCELGLIGLTTLGVAIYTIAPVIHYGKNPLLIPWAIVTVVLLGALSGIHTRVSFERLLRPLAIQEFQRNPVAVLNGSGFLWPRYQWYLPFALGLFIVCALLMSFTVVGREAYGLYTQALLQVDAAPQGQVSQILRAAVAELFKGSIIPLVLLNGYLLVAAAISAVSLARQLSEGTRSVQVSMEALAAGAPRLPEWCSTDELGELASATARAFSKLRDFSFSLRDSAGSLKRSADQLGLSTTKQTEVLTLQASALQETQVTAQEIKETSAMATQKAEIVLKQTDRANEISQEGEAAVARSLEGLKEIQAQVREMASRIRALDERARQIGKITESVKQLADRSNMLAINAAIESVRSGEHGKGFGVVAREIRSLADQSIKATTNVRDILEDISEAISSTAAMTEAGSEKVESSLGQIREFGETLQQLTSIVRDNAQAVRQITTAVGQQSTGITQIFQAVNDLSTMMDQTMSQLNTSMGSVDLVRNVSEQVASFLGSYGWSESQSRSGNKLAS